TTGCCGATCGGCAGATGGTCGAGCAGGTCAACGATCCAGGCGGCGAACGAGGTCATAGTGCCAGGGCCATGTTGGTGGCGATGCCCGTCATCGTGACCCGCCGCTGGCTCAAAGAGCGAGCCCGGCATCGACCTCTGCCCGGACTCGGTTACCCTCCCGCCATGAGCAAGGACAAATCCCTGCAAGGCCGCACCGCCCTCGTCACCGGCGCGAACACCGGCATCGGCCGCGTCACCGCACGCGAACTCGCTCGCCGCGGGGCGCGCGTCTACGTCGCGACGCGCGACGAAGCCCGCAC
The nucleotide sequence above comes from Pirellulales bacterium. Encoded proteins:
- a CDS encoding SDR family NAD(P)-dependent oxidoreductase; its protein translation is MSKDKSLQGRTALVTGANTGIGRVTARELARRGARVYVATRDEART